A single Lusitaniella coriacea LEGE 07157 DNA region contains:
- a CDS encoding diguanylate cyclase: MKTNNSVEKAEQQFLTKIYNLRQEVERLTSDNHDLKMALLTTAEHGDFITAQLEEVNRQLKLEILERKRSEITLKGVLETISRQKEDLEILTQILTEHGDSIEGELYERCVQANHLATVDALTQLANRRAFDRYLTQQWQKMLRKQLPLSLLICDIDCFKQYNDTYGHLAGDDCLRKIGQIFTESIDSACSLMARYGGEEFAAVLPHTDLEQAIAVVEKIQKAIEQLNIPHARSRVSDRVTLSIGLTCTIPSNGSSPSTLLDEADRLLYQAKQSGRNQCIHQVMELENAL; the protein is encoded by the coding sequence ATGAAAACAAATAATTCAGTTGAGAAAGCAGAACAGCAATTCTTGACAAAAATATACAACCTGCGTCAAGAAGTAGAACGGCTAACCTCGGACAATCATGACTTAAAAATGGCTTTGCTAACCACCGCAGAACATGGTGACTTCATTACCGCACAACTAGAGGAAGTCAATCGGCAACTTAAGCTAGAAATTCTCGAACGCAAACGCTCCGAAATAACATTAAAAGGAGTTTTAGAAACGATTTCGCGGCAAAAGGAGGATTTGGAGATTTTAACCCAGATTCTGACCGAACATGGCGATTCGATTGAGGGTGAACTATACGAGCGATGCGTTCAAGCCAATCATCTCGCAACAGTTGATGCGCTGACACAACTGGCGAATCGTCGTGCCTTCGATCGATATTTAACACAACAATGGCAGAAAATGTTGCGGAAGCAATTACCCCTCTCGTTGTTAATCTGCGATATTGATTGTTTTAAACAATATAACGATACTTACGGTCATTTAGCTGGGGATGATTGTTTGCGAAAGATCGGACAAATTTTCACAGAAAGTATTGATTCGGCGTGTAGTTTGATGGCTCGTTATGGTGGCGAGGAATTTGCGGCAGTTTTGCCCCATACTGACCTAGAACAAGCGATCGCGGTTGTAGAGAAGATTCAAAAGGCAATTGAACAACTGAATATTCCCCACGCGCGATCGCGCGTCAGCGATCGCGTAACCTTAAGCATTGGATTAACCTGCACGATCCCCAGTAATGGCAGTTCCCCCAGCACTCTATTAGACGAAGCGGATCGATTGCTCTACCAAGCCAAGCAAAGCGGACGCAACCAATGTATTCATCAGGTGATGGAACTAGAGAACGCACTTTAA